The nucleotide window CCGCGTCACCTGCTGTGTCTTCTGCGACAGTGTCCGCTTGTTCGGCCGGTTCGGTGTCGGCCGGTTTAGTGTCGGCCATTTCCTCGGTGGTTTCGTCGGCCGGATCCGTGGTCGGTTCTTCAGTTTCCAGTCCCAAGCCAAGATCGGGCAGTTCCATGTCGGGCGACTCGGGCAATTCCGAGGCGTCCGGCAATGCGGGCGGCAGCGAAGGCTCGGCCGGGGCGAAGTCTTGTTCGCCGAACCAGGTCAAGAAGTCTTGGGTCGCCGGGCTTTCAAGGGCTTCAATTCGGTCGGACGCCAATTCGGTCATGGCTTCCGATTCGTCGGCTTCCATCACGGATTTGTATTCCGCGATGGCTTCGTCGACGTTCCCCTGTGCTTCGGCGATCCGGGCCAGCCCATAGTGGGCTCGCGAACGTAACGTCCGGGACGTGATCGTGTTTTCCGCGGGGGCTTTTAAAGCTTGTCCGTAGGATTCGGCGGCGTCGCCCAGCAGGTTCAGGGCTTCTTCGCGGTCTTCGAACAACTGGGCCATGCCGTCGGCCATCAGCTGGTCGGCGGTGTAAAGTCGCGCCCAGTGTGCCGCGGCGGTGTCGGGGTATTTTTCGGCGACGCGGGCGAAGACTTCGGGGTCCCCGGATCCGCCGGCCTGCAGCAATTGCAGCGTCGCATCGCTGCGGGTTTCGGTCCGCGTGGTGGAGTAGAAGCTCAGGCCGAAAACCAGGGCGATGACAGCGATCACGCCGGCCAACAGCCACTTCGAATAGGGCTCGATCTGTTTGCTGAAGCGAGCGAGTGAGTTGGCGAGTTCGTTTTCCTGCAGCTCGTGCCGGCGTTCGCTATTCATTGGGGGCTTTTTGGGGGCTGTCGGCGGCGAAGGGATCGCGCCAGCGGCATCGACGATTTTGGGCCCCGCAAGGCGCTCCTTCGGCGGTACCGGGCGAAGCGGCGAAGTATAGAAATCACTTGGACTTAACGTCAATACATGCGGCCAGTGTGTGCCGGTTACGGTGGTCACGGGCGGATCCAGGACAGAGGCGACCCGCATTGACCGTCGAGTGAACATTTCGTTTGACCAAGCGTCCGCCTGGACGTCAAACTTTGTGAGCCAGCCGAATCGAATCGGCACTCTTTGCACGACCCGCAAAGTCGGATGAGTTCGTGGGCGTTTGATGAGAGTTTTGTGAATTGACGCGACGGGGCTGATTTTTTTCCGGCCGTGGCGGTCAAATTGCGTCGCCAAACGCGGGGAAACAGCCTCCGACTTGCGGCTCGGACACGACGAAATCGCGTCAGACCGGGGCTGGGATTTCAGAAATCCGAAATCGGCTGATGGGCATTGCCGGTCGTCCGTTTCGGAGCGTCC belongs to Crateriforma spongiae and includes:
- a CDS encoding tetratricopeptide repeat protein — encoded protein: MNSERRHELQENELANSLARFSKQIEPYSKWLLAGVIAVIALVFGLSFYSTTRTETRSDATLQLLQAGGSGDPEVFARVAEKYPDTAAAHWARLYTADQLMADGMAQLFEDREEALNLLGDAAESYGQALKAPAENTITSRTLRSRAHYGLARIAEAQGNVDEAIAEYKSVMEADESEAMTELASDRIEALESPATQDFLTWFGEQDFAPAEPSLPPALPDASELPESPDMELPDLGLGLETEEPTTDPADETTEEMADTKPADTEPAEQADTVAEDTAGDAAEAEATDAEVTDAEPAEAEATEAEATDPEATEADAPEADVDAETDAQESETP